One region of Cytobacillus sp. IB215665 genomic DNA includes:
- a CDS encoding YjcZ family sporulation protein, producing the protein MYCGSGCYGYPGYGYGGPYGGSSFVLLVILFILLIIVGATVFMY; encoded by the coding sequence ATGTATTGCGGATCTGGTTGTTATGGATATCCTGGTTATGGATATGGTGGACCATACGGTGGGTCATCGTTTGTATTACTCGTAATATTGTTTATCCTATTAATAATCGTAGGTGCGACCGTATTTATGTATTAG
- a CDS encoding dihydrolipoyl dehydrogenase family protein, producing MKKYDLVVIGGGAGGLTVAAGASSLGAKVALIEKEEQPGGDCLHYGCVPSKALIESAKIVHHAKTQTEQFGLQLQGKPSLDAAMTRVKLAINTIAKHDDADRFRSMGVDVYIGIGSFRSSHEIEISTGEVVYGKRIVISTGSRPFIPPIKGMNDIDYITNETIFSLKEAPGRLLVIGGGPIGLELAQSLARFGSEVTVVERSEILLSKEDEEIVPYVQKHLEDEMTIYTNASVEEVSKQSGHISVSIKKDDSQVQLQVDQILIASGRIPNTAKLNLSAAGVQVDQRGTVVVDDYLRTNIKHIFAVGDVNGRFPFTHVAGMEGKLIVQNAVLGISKKVNYDNVPWVTYSDPEVFHLGLTEREAKETYGDISVFSQPLADVDRFVSDHNTNGMVKIIANNKGKIIGAHAVGVGAGDWMQEIVYAKQYNQKIGSVSQVIHPYPNHAAAVQRTTDLYWREKLFNSSLPKITEKYIKWFR from the coding sequence GTGAAAAAATACGACCTAGTAGTTATTGGTGGCGGTGCAGGTGGACTAACAGTTGCAGCGGGTGCTAGTTCATTAGGAGCAAAAGTAGCGTTGATTGAAAAGGAAGAACAACCTGGTGGAGATTGCTTGCATTACGGCTGTGTTCCATCGAAAGCACTAATAGAGTCAGCTAAGATCGTTCACCATGCAAAAACGCAAACAGAACAATTTGGACTTCAATTACAAGGAAAACCATCGCTAGACGCAGCAATGACTAGAGTAAAATTAGCAATTAATACGATAGCAAAACATGATGATGCCGATAGATTTCGAAGTATGGGAGTAGACGTATATATCGGTATCGGAAGCTTTCGATCTTCTCACGAAATCGAAATTAGTACAGGAGAAGTCGTGTACGGGAAGAGAATTGTCATATCTACTGGATCAAGGCCGTTTATTCCACCAATCAAAGGAATGAATGATATTGATTATATAACGAATGAAACAATTTTTTCTTTGAAGGAAGCTCCTGGTCGATTATTAGTCATTGGTGGAGGTCCTATTGGTTTAGAGCTTGCACAATCTTTGGCTCGCTTTGGTAGCGAGGTTACTGTAGTTGAGCGAAGTGAGATACTGTTATCAAAAGAAGATGAAGAAATCGTTCCGTATGTTCAAAAACATCTTGAAGATGAAATGACGATTTATACAAATGCATCAGTAGAAGAGGTTAGTAAACAGTCTGGACATATATCCGTTTCTATAAAAAAGGACGATAGTCAGGTACAATTACAAGTTGACCAAATTCTCATTGCCTCTGGAAGAATTCCAAATACAGCAAAGCTTAATTTATCAGCTGCAGGTGTACAAGTTGATCAACGCGGCACTGTTGTCGTAGACGATTATTTACGTACAAATATTAAACATATATTTGCTGTTGGGGATGTGAATGGAAGGTTTCCATTTACACATGTAGCCGGTATGGAAGGTAAGTTAATCGTACAAAATGCTGTGTTAGGAATTTCAAAAAAGGTCAATTATGATAACGTCCCATGGGTAACTTATTCTGATCCAGAGGTTTTTCATCTAGGGTTAACTGAGAGAGAAGCAAAAGAAACATATGGGGATATTTCAGTATTCTCTCAACCTCTAGCTGATGTAGACAGATTTGTAAGTGACCATAACACAAATGGCATGGTTAAAATTATTGCAAATAACAAAGGTAAAATAATCGGTGCTCATGCAGTAGGTGTAGGTGCAGGAGATTGGATGCAAGAAATCGTGTACGCTAAGCAATATAATCAAAAAATTGGTTCAGTTTCTCAAGTCATACACCCTTATCCAAACCATGCTGCAGCTGTACAGCGAACAACTGATTTGTATTGGCGTGAAAAGCTGTTTAATAGCTCGTTACCGAAAATTACAGAAAAATATATAAAATGGTTTCGATAG
- a CDS encoding CDP-alcohol phosphatidyltransferase family protein — protein MLDTHARKYVQPIFQRSAKGLLKIGLSANQTTVISFVIGITTGVFIYFDYTVLALIALWVSGFLDAVDGTMARLTKPSPFGTVLDVTFDRVVEISVILGLAFRYPDAMWSLLLLSVSIIVAMTIFLTVGAVTEKEGIKSFYYQPGLAERTEGFLLFSAMMIFTNVLVWLTLLFLVVEIFTTAQRLLEAKRILS, from the coding sequence ATGCTTGATACACATGCGAGGAAGTACGTACAACCTATCTTTCAAAGATCGGCAAAGGGTTTGTTGAAAATAGGTTTGTCTGCAAATCAAACAACAGTGATTTCGTTTGTAATTGGTATAACAACTGGTGTTTTCATTTATTTCGATTATACCGTATTAGCACTGATCGCTTTATGGGTTTCTGGTTTTTTAGATGCAGTTGATGGCACAATGGCACGACTAACAAAACCATCGCCATTTGGTACGGTCCTAGATGTAACATTCGATCGCGTTGTAGAGATTAGTGTTATTTTAGGTTTGGCATTTCGTTACCCAGATGCGATGTGGAGCCTTTTATTATTAAGTGTGTCAATCATTGTTGCAATGACAATTTTTTTAACAGTCGGTGCAGTTACGGAGAAAGAAGGTATTAAATCTTTTTATTACCAACCTGGTTTAGCAGAACGAACAGAAGGGTTTTTACTTTTTTCAGCAATGATGATATTTACGAATGTGCTTGTATGGTTGACATTACTTTTTCTAGTGGTTGAAATTTTTACAACAGCTCAGCGATTATTAGAAGCAAAAAGAATTTTATCATAA
- a CDS encoding TVP38/TMEM64 family protein, with protein MKKQTIIKIILLIAVLITLIWINNKYLNITPTLIREWILSFGLFAPVIYVILYTVRPLILFPASILSLAAGLAFGAVNGTIYTVVGATCGAALSFWVARKLGKNISNKEWTGKAKSIQTQIEKQGFIYVLLLRLLPIFNFDMISYIAGISKVRFKDFVLATFIGIIPGTFAYNFLGSSFAHGDMKIVIIAVIVFLLALIIPIFTSKKLKKRLGLTK; from the coding sequence ATGAAAAAGCAAACGATTATAAAAATCATATTATTAATAGCTGTTCTTATTACTTTAATATGGATTAATAACAAATATTTAAATATAACTCCGACGTTAATAAGAGAATGGATATTATCATTTGGCCTGTTTGCGCCAGTTATTTATGTCATTTTATATACTGTACGTCCACTTATCCTGTTTCCAGCTTCTATTCTTTCGTTAGCTGCTGGATTAGCTTTTGGGGCTGTTAATGGCACCATTTATACAGTAGTAGGGGCAACATGTGGTGCCGCTTTATCATTTTGGGTTGCCCGTAAGCTAGGGAAAAATATTAGTAATAAAGAATGGACTGGAAAGGCCAAATCTATTCAAACTCAAATTGAAAAACAAGGCTTTATATATGTCTTATTGTTACGCTTGTTGCCAATATTTAATTTCGACATGATTAGTTATATCGCAGGTATTTCAAAGGTTCGGTTTAAAGATTTTGTCTTAGCAACGTTTATTGGTATTATTCCCGGAACATTTGCTTATAACTTTTTAGGCTCAAGCTTTGCTCATGGAGATATGAAGATCGTTATTATTGCAGTGATCGTATTTCTACTCGCATTAATTATTCCGATTTTTACAAGTAAGAAACTTAAAAAAAGGTTAGGTTTAACGAAGTAA
- a CDS encoding ABC transporter ATP-binding protein, translating to MDESFVSCINVSMQYGKTSVVDDINFQLDQGEILSLVGPSGSGKTTILRSIAGLEQVSTGEIWVDGINVTHAKAEDRPIVMMFQHPLLFPHLTVLENIMYGAKKLYKQRRNRMYHARQLLEKIELMDYEKKYPYELSGGQQQRVALGRALMTKPKLLLLDEPFSSLDPELRSSIREWVVSLLQKENITTIFVTHDKEEAMTIGNRVAIVMENKIQQLGAPLDVYTHPVNVEVARFFSDGLITDHNKFIPIQELELLPSNNQIDQHKLAFSGMVINRFIKHGQLFDQIEVDNINKSVIVPSNSRVKIGEKVKLVTNRSNVHTFLA from the coding sequence ATGGATGAATCATTTGTATCTTGCATAAACGTGTCAATGCAGTATGGTAAAACTTCAGTTGTTGATGACATTAATTTTCAACTTGATCAAGGGGAGATACTTAGTTTAGTTGGGCCATCTGGTTCAGGGAAAACAACGATACTTCGCAGTATTGCGGGGCTTGAGCAAGTATCTACAGGAGAAATATGGGTAGATGGTATAAATGTAACTCATGCCAAAGCGGAAGATAGACCTATTGTAATGATGTTTCAGCATCCCCTCCTTTTCCCCCATTTAACAGTACTTGAAAACATTATGTACGGTGCAAAAAAGCTATATAAACAAAGAAGAAACCGTATGTATCATGCGAGACAGCTTCTAGAAAAAATTGAATTAATGGATTATGAAAAGAAATATCCTTATGAGCTGTCAGGTGGTCAACAACAGCGTGTAGCATTAGGACGGGCACTAATGACTAAACCGAAGCTGCTATTATTAGATGAACCATTTAGTAGCTTAGACCCTGAATTGCGTTCATCTATTAGAGAATGGGTAGTTTCTCTATTACAGAAAGAAAATATTACGACAATCTTTGTTACACATGATAAAGAAGAAGCGATGACAATTGGTAATCGGGTGGCGATTGTTATGGAAAATAAAATCCAGCAATTAGGTGCTCCACTAGATGTTTACACTCATCCTGTAAACGTGGAAGTAGCTAGATTTTTCAGTGATGGTCTTATCACAGATCATAACAAGTTTATACCTATCCAAGAATTGGAATTACTTCCGAGCAATAATCAAATTGATCAGCACAAACTAGCTTTTAGTGGAATGGTGATTAATAGATTCATCAAACATGGTCAACTTTTTGATCAAATAGAAGTAGATAATATAAATAAAAGTGTAATCGTTCCTTCAAACAGTCGTGTGAAAATAGGAGAAAAAGTAAAGCTAGTGACTAACCGAAGTAACGTACACACATTCCTTGCTTAG
- a CDS encoding ABC transporter permease — translation MRKLTKNIGLLIMISLVCLPVSLIVVNSFSYGWRFGHVVPEHYSARGWMILFKDQKLIEALQTTITIGIGVLILNFIIAFPAAKGLAQKSFFGKSMFETLLLLPILIPSLAVAMGLHITFIKLGLADHWLGVTIVHLIPTVPYTVRILRAGYERIGVKWEEQAKSLGASPLKIFATITLPLLYPSVRTASFLIFVISLSQYVLTALIGGGTVVTLATIYYPYFNTVDDAVIASFSILFAILPIGFMLCIELVIRTVIYIAKR, via the coding sequence ATGAGAAAGCTCACTAAAAATATCGGATTACTTATTATGATATCGCTTGTATGTTTACCAGTTTCCTTAATAGTGGTAAACAGCTTTTCATACGGTTGGCGTTTTGGTCATGTTGTACCTGAACATTACTCGGCTAGAGGCTGGATGATTTTGTTTAAAGATCAAAAACTGATTGAGGCGCTTCAAACGACTATTACAATTGGCATAGGTGTATTAATTCTAAACTTTATCATTGCGTTTCCTGCTGCGAAAGGACTAGCACAAAAGAGTTTTTTTGGTAAGTCAATGTTTGAAACACTGCTATTACTTCCTATTCTAATTCCAAGTTTAGCGGTTGCAATGGGATTACACATTACTTTTATTAAATTGGGGTTAGCCGACCATTGGTTAGGTGTAACCATTGTTCATTTAATTCCAACTGTTCCTTATACTGTTAGAATTTTAAGAGCTGGATATGAACGTATTGGAGTGAAATGGGAAGAACAAGCGAAATCGTTAGGTGCATCACCGTTAAAGATATTTGCTACGATTACTTTACCATTACTATATCCTAGTGTACGTACCGCGTCATTTCTCATATTTGTCATTTCACTAAGTCAATACGTTTTAACAGCACTTATCGGAGGTGGTACGGTAGTGACGTTAGCGACGATTTACTACCCTTATTTTAATACAGTAGATGATGCGGTAATTGCTAGCTTTTCTATTCTATTTGCCATCCTCCCTATCGGGTTTATGTTATGTATTGAACTAGTCATAAGAACAGTTATATATATTGCTAAAAGATAA
- a CDS encoding ABC transporter permease, giving the protein MKWYKRHNKTLLLFFPVTVFSILLISYGVLHGIIESIQSTGGGVSLHIYQELFSNTVFIQSIKFSLRVTMVSTVMSLIIGLISAKFIYHFLQKSHLKLLVWMPMIFPHFVAAYMVFSLFSSSGIIASIFYSVELISDQSQFPVLTMDRDGLGIMMTYIWKEVPFVILMLIPVFYEIDNRYEDVVRTLGGNGWNVFWTVEWKWLLPVIIETFIILFAFIVAAYEVPFLVGATNPKMIAIIAYQWFFEGDWSNRPLALAAFIIITLLILVITAVSFMSIQRLRTRLIRGKI; this is encoded by the coding sequence ATGAAGTGGTACAAACGCCATAACAAGACATTATTATTATTTTTTCCTGTGACGGTGTTCTCAATTCTCTTGATATCGTATGGGGTTCTTCATGGAATTATTGAATCGATACAGTCGACTGGTGGTGGAGTATCACTGCACATATATCAAGAGCTATTTAGCAATACAGTGTTTATACAATCAATCAAGTTCAGTTTAAGAGTAACTATGGTATCAACTGTCATGTCATTAATCATTGGCCTTATTAGTGCAAAGTTCATTTATCATTTTTTGCAAAAAAGTCACTTAAAGTTACTCGTATGGATGCCGATGATTTTTCCGCATTTCGTAGCAGCTTATATGGTATTTAGTCTATTTTCATCTAGTGGTATTATTGCTTCTATTTTTTACTCAGTTGAGCTCATTAGTGACCAAAGTCAATTTCCAGTATTGACGATGGATCGAGATGGTTTAGGGATAATGATGACTTATATATGGAAGGAAGTTCCCTTTGTTATTCTCATGCTCATTCCTGTTTTTTATGAAATTGACAATCGGTATGAGGATGTTGTACGTACTCTTGGTGGCAATGGTTGGAATGTATTTTGGACAGTCGAATGGAAATGGCTTCTCCCAGTAATTATCGAGACATTTATTATCTTGTTTGCGTTTATTGTAGCAGCTTATGAAGTACCCTTTCTAGTCGGAGCAACAAACCCGAAAATGATTGCAATTATTGCTTATCAATGGTTTTTCGAAGGTGATTGGAGTAATCGTCCGCTTGCACTCGCTGCTTTTATTATTATAACTTTACTTATATTGGTCATAACAGCAGTAAGTTTTATGAGTATACAAAGGCTCAGAACAAGACTTATAAGAGGAAAAATATAA
- a CDS encoding ABC transporter substrate-binding protein encodes MKKLKILSIIFLFLLSACNNNQPNQHGAENILQQEWKDTIELASGTEVNIFMWGGDEGINSYIDDWVAPRLLEQHDIILTRTPMDTENILQKLLTEKKAGKDSGTIDVIWVNGENFKNAKENELLLGAFSNKLPNVQQYVDLESLDVQYDFGTPTENMEAPWGKVQFVLAYNSANIAEPPRTFAELKVWVKENEGKFTYPEASDFTGNAFLRHLMYEAAGGVNQLLSQSFDEQYINTQSQEMWTYLRDIKPFLWRSGETYPQDLAALDRLYSDGEVWMTMGYNEARVESLIEKGIFPDSTKTFVFDSGSIGNTHFLTIPYNSTNVAGAMVAINYLLSPEAQLKKMEPSMWGENMALDPTKLSEDLQKQLRQVNRGDSVLSSEVLKDHLLPEVDSLYVNWVKETWQNEVVQTP; translated from the coding sequence ATGAAAAAATTGAAGATTTTATCAATTATTTTTCTCTTTCTACTATCTGCATGTAACAACAATCAACCTAACCAACACGGAGCTGAAAATATACTTCAGCAAGAATGGAAAGATACTATTGAACTTGCCAGTGGAACAGAAGTGAATATATTTATGTGGGGTGGAGATGAGGGAATTAACTCTTACATTGATGATTGGGTTGCACCTAGACTACTTGAGCAGCATGACATTATTTTAACCCGCACACCGATGGATACAGAGAATATTCTTCAAAAATTGTTAACTGAAAAAAAAGCAGGCAAAGATTCAGGAACAATTGATGTTATATGGGTTAATGGTGAAAATTTTAAAAATGCTAAAGAAAATGAGTTATTACTAGGAGCATTTTCTAATAAACTACCGAATGTCCAACAATATGTCGATTTAGAAAGCTTAGATGTCCAATATGATTTTGGTACACCGACAGAAAATATGGAAGCTCCATGGGGGAAAGTACAATTTGTATTAGCTTACAATTCAGCAAATATAGCTGAACCACCAAGAACTTTTGCGGAACTAAAAGTGTGGGTGAAGGAGAACGAAGGAAAATTCACATATCCAGAAGCGAGTGACTTTACAGGTAATGCGTTTTTACGCCATTTAATGTATGAAGCAGCAGGTGGAGTAAATCAATTGTTATCTCAAAGTTTTGATGAACAATATATTAATACTCAAAGTCAAGAAATGTGGACTTATTTACGAGATATTAAACCTTTTTTATGGAGGTCAGGAGAAACTTATCCTCAAGATTTAGCTGCATTAGATCGATTGTATAGTGATGGTGAGGTATGGATGACAATGGGTTATAATGAAGCACGTGTTGAGAGCTTGATCGAAAAAGGGATCTTTCCAGATTCAACAAAAACATTTGTGTTTGACTCTGGATCGATTGGGAATACACATTTTTTAACGATTCCATACAACAGTACTAACGTGGCAGGTGCAATGGTTGCAATTAATTATTTATTATCACCTGAAGCCCAACTAAAGAAAATGGAGCCTTCTATGTGGGGAGAGAATATGGCACTAGACCCTACAAAGCTTTCCGAGGACTTACAAAAGCAATTACGACAAGTCAACAGAGGGGATTCTGTACTATCTTCAGAAGTATTGAAGGATCACTTATTACCAGAAGTAGATTCTCTATATGTGAATTGGGTGAAGGAGACATGGCAAAATGAAGTGGTACAAACGCCATAA
- a CDS encoding glutaredoxin family protein, whose amino-acid sequence MTTVLYTMDGCSSCQYIRNFLQQQSIQFTEKNIFHHKEYLLELQQLINDITLPILHLDDKVLIGKDILKMFPTTLESF is encoded by the coding sequence TTGACAACGGTTTTATATACGATGGATGGGTGTTCGTCTTGCCAGTATATACGGAATTTTTTACAACAGCAAAGTATACAATTTACTGAAAAAAATATATTTCATCATAAAGAGTATTTACTTGAGTTACAACAACTCATTAATGATATAACATTACCGATATTACATCTAGATGATAAAGTGCTTATTGGTAAAGACATTTTGAAAATGTTTCCTACAACGCTGGAGAGCTTTTAA
- a CDS encoding thioredoxin family protein yields the protein MEKITSLDQFNDITARDEKSIIKFYTNWCPDCRRMDMFIGEIIDENPSLNWFEINKDDFPELAEKYDVMGIPSLLIFKNGDKLSHLHSANAKTPEQVRQFLNE from the coding sequence ATGGAGAAAATCACATCACTTGATCAGTTCAACGATATTACAGCGAGGGATGAAAAATCAATCATCAAATTTTATACAAATTGGTGCCCAGATTGCAGACGTATGGACATGTTTATAGGTGAAATTATTGACGAAAATCCTTCATTAAACTGGTTCGAGATAAATAAAGATGATTTCCCTGAACTAGCGGAAAAATATGATGTAATGGGAATTCCAAGTTTGCTAATATTTAAAAATGGTGACAAACTTAGTCATCTGCATAGTGCAAATGCTAAAACACCTGAACAAGTAAGACAATTTCTAAATGAATAA
- a CDS encoding DUF421 domain-containing protein produces the protein MLDWIEVVIRSFSIIIGLFVITKILGKKQLSKLSFFEYIVGITIGDIAGTLSMDLGLNVMHGLISIFIWSMFPVAISFLSLHNKKFRDFVEGNSTVFIKNGKIMEDNLKKEKYTLDELLEQLRKKDVFKFADVEFATLETNGDLSVLLKKEKQPLSVEDVIDNPPAIKEPQTVVMDGQIFDEPLTTIGLNRRWLKEELDKKGVAIENVFLAQVDSYGQLTIDVYDDKIEIPKPQEKQLLLASLKKCEADFELFALQTENRTAKDMYARNAQKLQDMLIKLTAYLEH, from the coding sequence ATGCTTGATTGGATAGAGGTTGTCATCCGTTCTTTTTCAATCATTATTGGTTTATTTGTCATCACAAAAATATTAGGGAAAAAGCAATTATCCAAATTATCATTTTTTGAATATATTGTTGGGATTACAATTGGTGATATTGCCGGAACTCTTTCAATGGATCTTGGCCTAAACGTCATGCATGGATTAATAAGCATTTTTATTTGGTCAATGTTTCCTGTAGCTATTTCATTCCTATCTTTACATAATAAAAAGTTCAGAGATTTCGTAGAGGGAAACTCTACAGTGTTCATTAAAAACGGAAAAATCATGGAGGACAATTTAAAAAAGGAAAAATATACTCTAGATGAGCTATTAGAGCAACTCAGGAAGAAAGATGTCTTTAAATTTGCTGATGTTGAATTTGCTACATTAGAAACGAATGGAGATTTAAGCGTTTTACTAAAAAAGGAAAAGCAGCCACTTTCAGTTGAGGATGTTATTGATAATCCCCCTGCTATAAAGGAGCCCCAAACTGTTGTTATGGATGGGCAAATCTTTGATGAGCCCCTTACTACGATAGGCTTAAATAGAAGGTGGTTAAAGGAAGAGCTAGATAAAAAAGGAGTAGCTATAGAAAATGTGTTTCTTGCACAGGTCGACTCCTATGGGCAGCTTACCATAGATGTTTATGACGATAAAATAGAAATTCCTAAACCACAAGAAAAGCAATTGCTATTAGCCTCTTTAAAAAAATGTGAAGCAGATTTTGAATTGTTTGCACTACAAACTGAAAATCGTACAGCAAAAGACATGTATGCTAGAAATGCACAAAAACTTCAAGACATGCTGATAAAATTAACAGCATATTTGGAACACTAA
- a CDS encoding DUF1657 domain-containing protein: MTVGSQVKQSLASLKGIHAGLQSLALTSVEDEAKRNFHEAMLITEDIINDIKVRVGELEGEEPQYRGF, encoded by the coding sequence ATGACGGTTGGATCACAAGTAAAGCAAAGCTTAGCAAGCTTAAAGGGTATTCATGCAGGATTACAAAGTTTAGCACTAACATCAGTAGAGGATGAGGCTAAACGTAATTTTCATGAAGCGATGCTAATAACTGAAGACATTATTAATGATATCAAAGTACGTGTAGGAGAGCTAGAAGGAGAAGAGCCTCAATATAGAGGTTTTTAA
- the spoVAE gene encoding stage V sporulation protein AE: protein MIATFFWAFVVGGLICVIGQIMFDVFKLTPAHTLSILVVAGAILDGVGLYEPFIDFAGAGATIPITSFGNSLVHGALQEAEKHGIIGVLTGMFEVTSAGISAAIIFGFIGALLFKPKG, encoded by the coding sequence ATGATTGCAACTTTCTTTTGGGCCTTTGTGGTTGGTGGTTTAATATGTGTTATCGGACAAATTATGTTTGATGTGTTTAAATTAACTCCTGCACATACTTTAAGTATTCTAGTTGTTGCTGGAGCTATACTTGACGGAGTTGGTTTATATGAACCGTTCATTGATTTTGCAGGTGCAGGTGCAACTATTCCGATTACAAGTTTTGGGAATTCTCTCGTTCACGGTGCGTTACAAGAAGCAGAAAAACATGGCATCATTGGAGTGCTGACAGGTATGTTTGAAGTAACTAGTGCGGGGATTTCAGCAGCTATCATATTCGGATTTATCGGAGCGTTACTCTTTAAACCAAAAGGATAA
- the spoVAD gene encoding stage V sporulation protein AD: MLKGHRTWVFDHKPVIISTGTVGGPFEANGKLADHFDLLHEDLWLGEDSYEKAHKILFEEACFKTLEKAHLPKDKVQFVIGGDLINQMTPTTFATQSIGAPYLGVFSACATSMEALALSAFLVNYQGANYVLTGATSHNSAVEKQFRYPTEYGGQKPPTAQWTVTASGAALVSKEGKGPRITSATIGRVVDMGLTDPFNMGGAMAPAAVETIEAHFQDMNINPDHYDLIITGDLAHIGREISLDLLKKHGLAIEDHKYQDCGLLIYREGQPVLAGASGAGCSASVTYGYLLNRMKAGELKRILVIATGALLSPLSFQQGETIPCIAHAVAIENGDEM; encoded by the coding sequence ATGCTGAAAGGTCATCGTACATGGGTGTTTGATCATAAGCCTGTCATCATATCAACAGGTACCGTAGGTGGACCATTCGAAGCAAACGGAAAGCTAGCGGATCATTTTGACTTATTACACGAAGATTTGTGGCTAGGTGAGGACTCTTATGAAAAAGCTCACAAAATATTATTTGAAGAAGCATGTTTTAAAACACTTGAAAAAGCTCATTTACCAAAGGACAAAGTACAGTTTGTTATAGGTGGTGATTTAATTAACCAAATGACTCCCACAACATTTGCAACACAGTCTATTGGTGCACCATACTTAGGTGTTTTTAGCGCTTGTGCAACTTCAATGGAGGCATTAGCATTAAGTGCTTTTCTTGTAAATTATCAAGGTGCAAATTATGTGTTAACCGGTGCTACTAGTCATAATTCTGCTGTGGAAAAACAATTCCGTTATCCTACTGAATATGGTGGACAAAAGCCTCCAACAGCACAGTGGACTGTAACTGCATCAGGTGCTGCATTAGTGAGTAAAGAGGGGAAAGGACCGCGAATTACTTCAGCTACAATAGGAAGGGTCGTCGACATGGGTTTAACTGATCCCTTTAATATGGGCGGAGCAATGGCACCTGCAGCTGTTGAAACGATAGAGGCTCATTTTCAGGATATGAATATTAATCCAGATCATTATGATTTAATTATTACAGGTGATTTAGCACATATCGGAAGAGAGATTTCGCTCGATCTATTAAAAAAACATGGACTAGCTATCGAAGATCATAAGTATCAAGATTGTGGGTTACTTATCTACCGGGAAGGTCAGCCTGTATTGGCTGGCGCAAGTGGGGCAGGCTGTTCAGCTTCAGTTACGTACGGTTATTTACTTAACCGTATGAAAGCAGGAGAACTGAAAAGAATACTCGTCATTGCTACAGGTGCATTACTATCTCCGCTTTCATTTCAACAAGGAGAAACAATTCCTTGCATAGCACATGCAGTAGCCATAGAGAATGGAGATGAAATGTGA